The following coding sequences are from one Nicotiana tomentosiformis chromosome 3, ASM39032v3, whole genome shotgun sequence window:
- the LOC138908125 gene encoding uncharacterized protein, whose translation MASAIGTPIYADECTAKKIRKCLVVGHMYGIEKRPNNQQVKQFVRRREPKKDRLRVVDCEITTIYGYNTLEQRKQLWKTVKELSVRITKPWLLCGDFNDVLYPNDRLLGNPISYIEIQEFADCVTLLSLSELPWTEEYYTWSNKQHGADRVCSRLDKAFAPKHGKVPFRFFNVWVEHDSFIYIMKRIWRQSYATCQMKNIWMMLKAQRPHFRTLNSEQFRTISLKIEQARVELENIQEKINITYNDTLLEEERSILQNLEK comes from the exons ATGGCTAGTGCAATTGGGACTCCTATCTATGCAGATGAGTGTACAGCAAAGAAAATTAGA AAATGTCTAGTGGTGGGGCACATGTATGGCATAGAGAAACGACCAAACAACCAGCAAGTGAAGCAATTTGTAAGGAGAAGAGAACCTAAGAAG GATAGGCTGCGTGTGGTGGACTGTGAAATTACAACCATTTATGGATATAATACTCTGGAACAAAGGAAACAACTATGGAAAACTGTAAAGGAGTTATCAGTAAGAATCACCAAACCTTGGTTGCTATGTGGTGATTTTAATGATGTATTGTATCCTAATGACAGACTTTTGGGTAATCCTATTAGCTATATAGAAATTCAGGAATTTGCTGATTGCGTGACTTTACTATCACTGAGTGAACTACCTTGGACAGAGGAGTATTATACATGGTCGAACAAACAACATGGTGCAGATAGAGTGTGTAGCAGGCTTGACAAAGCATTTG CTCCAAAGCATGGCAAAGTACCATTTAGATTCTTTAATGTCTGGGTTGAGCATGatagttttatttatattatgaaaaGGATTTGGAGACAATCATATGCTACTTGCCAGATGAAGAATATTTGGATGATGTTGAAGGCTCAAAGACCACATTTCAGAACTTTGAATAGTGAACAATTCAGAACTATTAGCTTAAAGATTGAACAGGCTAGAGTGGAATTAGAAAATATACAGGAGAAGATCAATATAACATATAATGATACACTGCTTGAAGAAGAAAGGAGCATCTTACagaatttagaaaaatag